DNA from Granulicella arctica:
GCTTCCCATGAGGAATCTCAAAGTTCTCAGGGTCCGGCAGCCCATAGATCGCCGCCCACCGCCGCCAGCACCGATTAACCGAACCGATGGAGCTAATCAGCACCCCATCCATATCGAACAACAACCCCTTCGTCTCAACCCTCACCGAACCCCCACATGCACTGTCACGACGCCGTCTACGCCATACCTATCGAAGTCAGCATCATATAAGCGATCGAGCGGCGTTGCCCAAGCCTCACTCCACGCCTCGAACACACCCATCGGCAACTCGCCTGTAGCCCGCAACACCGCGAACCGTCCCGCCGCAATCTGAACCTTTTTCATCCCTTTAGCCACTCGCACATCGCCATCCACCGCACACCCGATTACCACTGTATATGGGGCGTTGAAATCCCCCTCGTACTCGCAATATATGCAGTAGACCGAATCGTTTCGCCGCCCTTCGATCGCCTGCGCCCCACCCATCGTAAGAAATCTACGCCAGAGATCCCCAATAAGCTCAGGAGTCGCATTCGACACCCGCGCAAAGATTCCCGCTACCGTGAACGCCCTCTCCTCGAGAATCTCATAGCTCAAGCCGCGCCACCGGCCAGCACAAACGTCCGCGCAGCTTCCAGCACCTTCTCCACCGACTCTACCGAGCAGCTCTCGCAGTACACCCGCAGCAACGGCTCCGTCCCTGAAGCCCGCAGCAGCAACCACGTCTCCGCCGCATTCGGTTTACCCATACAGGTGTCGTTCTCAAGAAAGAACTTGATCCCGTCCATCGTCTCCACCCGCAGCACCTTCAGCCCGGCGATCTCCGCCCCGACCGTCATCGCACCCGCACGCGCAATCGCCGATTGCTTCAGCGCCTCATCGATGTGCATATCGATCCGCCCATACTGGTGCTCGCCGAACTCCTCCTGCAACGCCGCCACCAACTCCCCAAGCGTCTTCTTCTCGTCCGCCATCACCTGCGCCAGCAGCAGAGAGTTCAGCATCCCATCCCGCTCCGGCAGATGTTTGCTGATCCCAACTCCACCCGATTCCTCGCCACCAATCAGAATCTCCTTCTCCAACATCAGATCGCACACATACTTGAAGCCGATCCCATGCTCATAGAGAGTACGCCCATACTTCGCCGCAATCCGGTCCAGCATCTTCGTCGTGTTGAACGCCCGCGTCACCGCCCCCGGCCACTTCTTTCGCTCGAGCAGCCACTTCAGCAGCACCGAGAAGATCTTGTGCGCATCCACCACATTTCCGTGCTCATCCACAGCGCCAATCCGGTCCGCATCCCCGTCCGTCACCAGCCCCGCATCACATTTGTCCGCGACAACGCGCACCCGCGTCTCCGCAATATGCGGCATGATCGGCTCCGGGTTGATCCCCGGAAACGCCGGGTTGATCTCATTCCGCATCTCCACAAACGGAACCCCTGCCTTCGTGAAGATTCCCGCGATCACCCCGCGCCCCGCGCCGTACATCGTGTCAATTAAGAACCGGTACCCCGAAGCCTTGATCGCCTCCAGGTCCACAAATCGCGTAATCGCCGCAATATAGTCCGGGTTGAAGTCAACTTCTTCAATCTTCCCGGGAACAGCCGCCACCGGCAGCTCCTTCTCCAGATATCCTTCAATCGCCGAGATGATCGCCGGCCGGCCCGACCCGCCATAACTGGCCTTGTACTTCACCCCGTTCCACTCAGCAGGATTATGGCTCGACGTAATCATCACGCCGCCCGCCGCCTTCCGCTCTCGCACCGCATACGACAGCGCCGGAGTCGGCGTAATGTCATTCGCCAGCGCGACCGGAATCCCTGCCTTCGCCAGCACCTCCGCCACCACCTTCGCAAAGCTCCGCGATCCAAAACGCGTGTCATACCCGATGCACACGCCGCCCTTCGCATCCTCCTGCTCGATCACATAATGCGCAATCGCTGCAGACGCCACCCGCACATTCGCGTACGTAAAGTCATCGGCAATAATGCCTCGCCATCCATCCGTCCCAAACTTCACCGCAGTCGTCATAATCCTATCTTTCTATCGACGAATCTCTAAATAAGTTCATGCCGGCCGGCCTCGGTCAACGCCTTGACCACCCTGCCCACATCCTGCGAATGCGCTCGCGTCGTAATCAACAACGAGTCCTCCGTCTCCACCACCACCAGGTCGTCTACCCCCAGCAGCACCACCGCCTTGCCCGGTGCAAACACATAGTTCCTGTGCGCCTCGAGCGCCAGGCTCTTCCCCGCTTCCACCACATTGGCCCCACCGCAGCCCGTCAGCGCCGGAATATCCATCTGGTGCTCATGCAGTGCCGCCCACGATCCCAGATCCTTCCATCCAAAATCCGCCGGGAGACAATAAATCTCGGACTTCAACTCGCCCTTCGCCGACCGCGGCTCCAGCACCGCATAGTCAATCGAGATGCTCTCGCACTGCGGATAAAGCTCCGCGAAAACCTCCGCAAACTGCGACGTCCCATGCGCTGCCGCAATCTTCTCCAGCAGAGGAGCCATCGCCGGACAAAACTCCCGAATCGCGCCAACCAGCGTCCGCACGCTCCACAGAAAAATCCCGCCGTTCCAGGCATAGTTCCCCGTAGCGAGAAACTCCTCGGCCCGCTCTCTGTTCGGCTTCTCCGTAAACCGCTTCACCCGGCGTACCGGTATTCCATCGCACGGCACAGAGGCAGCATCCATCACCTCACCCTGCTCGATGTACCCGAAACCCGTCTCCGGTCGCGTCGGCGGAACCCCCAGCACCACGATCCGGTCCCCGCTCGCCGCCAGCGCAACACCTGCCCGTACCACCTCGGTAAACCGCGCAACGTCCCCCACCACCTGATCCGACGGAAAGATCCCAATCACCGCATCCGGAGAGCGCTTCTCCAACAGAAACGCCGCCAGCGCACACGCCGGGGCCGTATTCCGCGCCGACGGCTCACTGAGAATATGGGCATCCGGGACTCCCGGCAACTGCTCCGAGATCGTCTCCTTCAGCAGCTCATTGGTAATGACCCAGACATCCTCCATCGCACTCAGCGGCAGAAGGCGGTCCAGCGTCTGCTGAATCATCGTGCGATCGCCGTCGAGAGCGAGCACCTGTTTCGCGCGGGCTCGGCGGCTGCGAGGCCAAAAACGCGTCCCGCTGCCGCCCGCCAGAATTACCGGAGCAAACTGAATGTTCATCACTTCCCTGTCTTCTCAGCCGCCCGTTCCCGAGCGCCGTAAGCTCTCGGGAAGTGACGCATCTCCGAGAGCCTACGAACTTAGCCCGGCAAAATACTCGCGCATGCGTTTCACGCCCTCGTCCACCACATCATGCGATACCGCGTACGACAACCGGATATGATCCGTCGTCCCAAACGCCTCGCCCGGAACCACCACCACATGCGCCTCGCTCAACAGCTTCGCCGCAATATCGGAGGCAGACTTGATCCCACCCTTGCCGAAGAAGCTGCTCACATTCGGATACACATAGAACGCGCCCTGCGGCACCGTGCACGTCATCCCCGGAATCGTCTCAAACCCTGCCAGCACCCGGTCGCGCAGCTTGATGTAATCCGCCCGCATCTCCGAAACGCACTCCTGCGATCCTGTCAGCGCCGCAATCGAAGCCCGTTGCACCATGCTCGCCGTGTTCGACGTGCTCTGCGACTGCAACTTGCTCATCGCAGCGATAATCGGCTTTGGTCCCAGCGCAAAACCTGCGCGCCAGCCCGTCATCGCATACGTCTTCGACAACGATCCGAGCACCACCACATGCTCCTTGCAGTCCGTAAACGAACCGCCGCTCACCACCTGCCCCGTAAACGTCAGGTAGACATAACACTCATCGAGCAGGCAATAGATGCCATGCTTATGCGCCAGGCGAACAATCGCCTCCAGATCCTCCGGCGACACCACCGCGCCCGAAGGATTCGACGGCGTATTCAACACAATCGCCTTCGTCCGAGGCGTAATCGCCGCCTCGATCATCTTCGCCGTAACCCGGAAGTTCTCCTCCTCATGGCTCTCGACGAACACCGGCACACCGCCCGCATACTGAATGATGTCCTTGAACGACACCCAGTACGGCACCGGCAGAATCACCTCGTCGCCATGGTCCACCAGCACTTGGATCGCATTGAACAGTGCCAGCTTGCCGCCCGTCGTGAACACGCACTCGTCCGGCGTGTAGTTCGACCCGAAGTCCGCCGCATGACGATCCACGATCGCCTTTCGCACCTCAGGGATGCCGGCCACGTTCGTATACCGCGTAAAATTGTTCTCGATCGCCTCGATCGCCGCGTCCTTGATGTGCCGCGGAGTCGCAAAGTGCGGCTCGCCCGCACCGAAATCCGCCAGGTTTACGCCCTCCGACTTCAGCTTCAACGCCGCCGCCGTGATCGCCATGGTTGCAGAAACTTCAATGCGGCCGATACGGTCCGCAAACACCTTGGTTGCTGTTGTGCTCATAGCCCTAGTGTTTCAGATTTGCCCCCCAAAATAAAGCACCCATAAAGAACCATTACTAATCTCCCTGGTAGTAATCTCCCTGAGCAAATATTCTCCACTCCAACCGGTCACTAAAGGATTCATGAGGTCGGCACTTCAGTCTCTCCCCAAGACAAAAGCACACGCAAGCAGGTAAGAAGTCAGTTTGAATTGGTTAGAGCGTCAAACGGTCACCCCCCGGAAAAGGCTTCCAGATGTCCGGAATTGGCCGAAAGCGGTCCGCACGCTCCGAACTACAAAGCATCAGAGAACAGTCGTTCATGCGAGACTGTCTGCAACGCCGACGCTCTCTCGCCAATGAGTATGAGCCCTGCCCCATCGGAATACATCTTTGATAGAACGGCTTGAGGACCAGGAGATGTAAGTTAGCTCTATGACGCGGGATGGTCTCGACGCTGAAGGCTATATCGAAATCTGCTGCGCGGTCGAAAAAATTTCGCCCGTCTATCGACCAGTCCTGGACGACAGCATCGCTCTTCTAACATCGACCTTCGAAGCCCGGTTACACGGCATCTACCTGTATGGAAGTGTCGCAACAGGCCATGCTCGGCTAGGGAAATCCGATATCGATCTTCTCGTTATCTTCAGCAACCCCATCTCGGATCCAGACCAAGC
Protein-coding regions in this window:
- a CDS encoding pyridoxal phosphate-dependent aminotransferase: MSTTATKVFADRIGRIEVSATMAITAAALKLKSEGVNLADFGAGEPHFATPRHIKDAAIEAIENNFTRYTNVAGIPEVRKAIVDRHAADFGSNYTPDECVFTTGGKLALFNAIQVLVDHGDEVILPVPYWVSFKDIIQYAGGVPVFVESHEEENFRVTAKMIEAAITPRTKAIVLNTPSNPSGAVVSPEDLEAIVRLAHKHGIYCLLDECYVYLTFTGQVVSGGSFTDCKEHVVVLGSLSKTYAMTGWRAGFALGPKPIIAAMSKLQSQSTSNTASMVQRASIAALTGSQECVSEMRADYIKLRDRVLAGFETIPGMTCTVPQGAFYVYPNVSSFFGKGGIKSASDIAAKLLSEAHVVVVPGEAFGTTDHIRLSYAVSHDVVDEGVKRMREYFAGLSS
- a CDS encoding GyrI-like domain-containing protein, producing the protein MSYEILEERAFTVAGIFARVSNATPELIGDLWRRFLTMGGAQAIEGRRNDSVYCIYCEYEGDFNAPYTVVIGCAVDGDVRVAKGMKKVQIAAGRFAVLRATGELPMGVFEAWSEAWATPLDRLYDADFDRYGVDGVVTVHVGVR
- a CDS encoding mannose-1-phosphate guanylyltransferase; this encodes MNIQFAPVILAGGSGTRFWPRSRRARAKQVLALDGDRTMIQQTLDRLLPLSAMEDVWVITNELLKETISEQLPGVPDAHILSEPSARNTAPACALAAFLLEKRSPDAVIGIFPSDQVVGDVARFTEVVRAGVALAASGDRIVVLGVPPTRPETGFGYIEQGEVMDAASVPCDGIPVRRVKRFTEKPNRERAEEFLATGNYAWNGGIFLWSVRTLVGAIREFCPAMAPLLEKIAAAHGTSQFAEVFAELYPQCESISIDYAVLEPRSAKGELKSEIYCLPADFGWKDLGSWAALHEHQMDIPALTGCGGANVVEAGKSLALEAHRNYVFAPGKAVVLLGVDDLVVVETEDSLLITTRAHSQDVGRVVKALTEAGRHELI
- a CDS encoding phosphoglucomutase/phosphomannomutase family protein produces the protein MTTAVKFGTDGWRGIIADDFTYANVRVASAAIAHYVIEQEDAKGGVCIGYDTRFGSRSFAKVVAEVLAKAGIPVALANDITPTPALSYAVRERKAAGGVMITSSHNPAEWNGVKYKASYGGSGRPAIISAIEGYLEKELPVAAVPGKIEEVDFNPDYIAAITRFVDLEAIKASGYRFLIDTMYGAGRGVIAGIFTKAGVPFVEMRNEINPAFPGINPEPIMPHIAETRVRVVADKCDAGLVTDGDADRIGAVDEHGNVVDAHKIFSVLLKWLLERKKWPGAVTRAFNTTKMLDRIAAKYGRTLYEHGIGFKYVCDLMLEKEILIGGEESGGVGISKHLPERDGMLNSLLLAQVMADEKKTLGELVAALQEEFGEHQYGRIDMHIDEALKQSAIARAGAMTVGAEIAGLKVLRVETMDGIKFFLENDTCMGKPNAAETWLLLRASGTEPLLRVYCESCSVESVEKVLEAARTFVLAGGAA